ctttctgaaacagggcagggcaggcagcatgTAAACTGTTCTGGAGGgctggaaaaataataatttaatggACTGCTTCGGCACATCTTCACAGCTTCATTGTTCAATCCATCCCCACAAGGGGACACCACGAACCACcacttggctgctgctgctcctttctgCAGGCAGTCTGCTCATATCATCCCTTCACCTTGGCTGCTAGAAGCCACAGGAAACAGTTCTGCCATATTCTAACAACTTACATGATGTTCTCCTGCTTAATGGCTCCTGTTAAAAATATACATACGACAATCTGCCAGGAAGCCTTCAATTAGGCAGGCTTTTGCCCATACAGCTGAAATAATATTGTTTGCTGGACACActtccaaaaaggaaaaataagggTCAGCAGACATGCCAAAAATAAAGTCCGGGGCCAGCAGAGGTTTCACTTCTCTTGTCCTTTTTCTTAAAAGCTGCATAAAAAGCATCCCAGAAGGATTTTGAGGGtatttcatggtcactgtgaATTAAACCCTCTTAAAGCATTAACAAGAGCTCTGAGATTTTAGTGGAAGGTAAGTGAGCATATACATTAAAACATATAGAGCCCCAGGGTACCCCCACATCTGGGCTGTCAGGGAGGTGACAAGGACAAGCAAATGGCACCATGAGGCTCTTTCACTCATGCTCTGCTGAGAAAGTCCTGGGTTTGGAGATGTGCACTTCACTCCCGCCACTCCCGTTGGTGGTGGTCGTGATGATGTACTGGGTGGTTTGCTGCTGGTTGCTTGTCTGGGATTCCAAGGGATCTGTGTGGGCTGTGGGCTGGGAAACCTCATTGGAGAGTGAAGAGTTTTGTTTACCATCCAGATCAGGCTGACCTTCAGATATCACGTAGTGAGTCTGCATGGGaaatatagaaaataattaataaacaCTGTATCTTTTGTAACTTCTTTAACAGTCTGCTGCCAGACATTTTGGTTGAAAAGGAACTTTTAAATAAGCTCTATTTCATTTAAATGTATTTGAGAGCAACATAATGCCTGTCTTTTGATTCAAAGAACATTGGACCTACTTGGCTTTTGGTTAATTTACAAATGGTTAAACTCATTACACAATTAGACCATCACAACAGaataaaacagcaattttcAATTGCACTATTCTGAAAAGTTTTTTACTGTATTCCATATGTTCTAGCAGAAGTTCCACTCCAAGTGACCAAGATCAACACAAGCCAATGACCTGTCTTCTTATGCTGGATTGCTTACAAGGAATAGCAGGAACTCTTCTTATTTTCTAATCTTACAGATAACAGAAAGCTACTGAAATGTTTCCAGAAGCTGTTCTGAAATTTGGTTTAATGGATACAGCTtaatcataaatatttttatgactAAGCAGTACCACTGAATAATTTTGTTCTGCAAATGTGATTAAGTGAAGATTTTAAATTGAAAGGAGTCATACATACAAAAGCCAGACAGCATGAGCTTTGTAAATGGTTACAATGCAAACTATACTGTGCAGTCTGTACCTCTTTAGGTACCTCCACTCTTTGCCCCAATCATGATTTTGGCATTCTTTAAACCTTTAAGCTGAAGAGCTGTATACCTGATAACACTCTGAATGAAAAAAAGGCCATGATGGTTTTCCTTACCTGAGTTACTGCTTTTACTTGCCCTGTGTTGACAGTAGTGACCGGGGTACCCACAGCAGTCTCTGTGATCACGTACTGCCCTTGGGGGATGGTCATCATCTGAATCTCTGATGCTAAAAAGTTGCAAATTGGATAATCAAGACCTTCAGTCAAACTCAAAGACAACCTTCAAAGATCACGTCTTATATCAGAAAGATTTAAAGCCTGAAACAGTGGGTATTGAGTAGAATTCAGGTGAGATAAGGCCTTGTAGAACTCTACAGGCCTCAGCAGAATTATGCCAGTTAACACCAGATAGATATTTGGAAATTCATGCAGAAAAACACATCCTGTTCTCACTCAAATCATCACAGAATTACCAGCCAGAACTACATGGGCATGAGAAATCATGTCATGCTCCTTTTCCACACATTTCTTTCAAGCATGCATCCAAATTTGAACAAGTAGGTATCCAACACATTGATTCTTGCTGTATGCAAGTTCCTTGGAATAAAGGAGCCCAGAGTGCCTGCCCAAACTATGTACTGGATCAGTATGGATGATAGTGGAAGAGCTGGTACAACCATTTACATTTATCTGAAGCTTTATCTTCTTGATATCTATGAATATTAATCGCAAAGCTGAATGAACTCTGAAAACACTGTCCCATTTGGTAGCTGGAGACATGGGGCACTTGTTAGAGACACACTTGCCAGACAAGTAGTTAGAGCTACTGCTGACACTTACAGTAGCTCCGAAATGAGTTCCAGTTGCTGGGGAGATATGTGTGCTGGACTGAGgagccttgctgctgctggagggctTGGTTTGGTGTCGATGTAGTTGTCTGCATCTGTGAGgggctgagctcctgctgagGTTGTTGCGAGGAGGGACTCAAAGGCTGACCCCCAgcctacaggaaaaaaaaagtgcaagtGTTCTTGGTGTAGTAAGGATTGCACAGCTCTATGCTGTCACAAACACAGCCTTCTCATTTAGGGAAAACACAGGCTAAGTTCCAGAGCATATCAAGCACAAGAACTAAACTCTCCTCCAACTTGCTTCATTCTAGGTAAATAAGCTCAGACCAGGAAACTAAAATAGTGATATTGTTGCTTGCCGAAGAGAGTCTATGGCAAAGACCTGAGATTAGAGGCTAAATTCTACCCAAGAGCATGAAGAGTTGCACTTAAAATATTTGAGGAATGCCAGTTTCCATTTACATCTTCCAACTGACAAACCTCATTTAGCTGCAAATATGTCTCTTTCCAATcatttctctctcctttgtACATACtgttgaggggaaaaaacaccccacaccaaaaaacccatacaacaaacacccaaacaaacccacaacaaaACACCCCCGTAAATCTTGAGACATCTGGCCACTGCTTCATCTCAATGTGAGAGTAATTTCATGTGTGGTCCtttaaatgacaaaaaaaacccactatcCCCTGCATCAGCACATGCAATATGCAGCTGAGCAGGCTGGTAGGGAAAGCATTTTCTAATGAGAAGAGGGAAATACCTGTGATGATGACTGAGTTGCTGGTGATGGCTCTGTCACCTGGATGTGCTGCACCTGGATGGCATGTTGGGTGTATGTCTGGGGGTCATGGAGCTGCCCAACATCCACTGTGGAGTGCTGGGACTGGTGAGGTGAGGTAgcctggggaaaaaattaagcAGAGTTCTTTACCTCAAATTCTTTACAAAAGTAGCCATATAAACCTCTTCTGGGATACAAGGTCTGGAATAATGAAGTAGGAGCCTTAGTGGAGCACACCTGTTGAGCCTTGTTGAGTTTCTTTGCACCCCGGGAGATAAGGTACATTTAATAGATGTAATGGCACAGAGATGGCTCTATCTCAGTGATACCAATGGAAAGGACTTGCCTAACATCATTCAAGCTGTTTGTGGCAGTGGCTGGACTAAACCAAAGGGTTCAAAAGCCAGGATTAGCGTTAACCCCTTCTGTGTAAGCATCTTTCTGTACAACATATACATACTCAAGATCTGCATATCCAATTCTGTAGTTTGACACAGCTCTGCATCAAGACAAGCGCTCAGAGgtttttaaaggtttttctGAACATCATGCGCTAATGATACCAATTGCAGTAATTGAATTACAAGTCTTGGATATTCATAAAATTAAGATCTTGTTAATATTACCTGCAGGAATCAGTATTCATGCTCTTGTATTGTTACAACAGCCACAGTCTCTATCAACTGGGGCCATTGTTTAGGCCTTTATTAGCCAAATTCATAATCTGATTTGATAACATGGAATTTCAGATTAAAATATAAACACATGGTAGTTTCAGTTTCTGTTGTAGTGTGTTCTTATACTTTgtaatggttttgtttttgtatgCCCTTATTTTTCCCAGATGGTTTACACCCCTGATTGTACCCCTTCCTCCCTTTATCAGTGTAGTCCCTCTCCTTTGTTGAGatcatccccaaatccctgccctgggtcTCTGTCAATCACTCAGCATCCCATCCTTTCTATCTAGAACTTTTGGTCCAAGTCATCGAGCGATtagtcagaggtcaggggtcaaccTCCCAAATGCTACCCCATACACTACCCCAAATATCCATTCCCTAAGTGTTCATACGTGAGGTTTCTTTATTGGTCATCAAAATTATCTACTTTTTGGTTCACACCTCCCTTTAAAATGTAATCTTGGCTCCTCTCCCAGGTGCTCTGAGCAGGAGGCCCCCTGAGGTGTgggagctcccaggagctcaGAATAAAACCTTGGATTAACCCCTGTTAAGAGTTGGCCCTTTCATCCTCTACCAATGTCTCTAGCATCTCCTCTGCTGCAAAGGCGACGAGCCTGGCTGCCTTCGGAACCCTCAGGGCACGAGAGAGTGTCCCCCACTGTCGGGGCTGTCCCCCCGCTGTCGACCGTGTCAGGGCTGGCCAGGGTTCCTGGGGGGCTCCCAGACAGACGGAGACAAGCTTACTCCAGTGGGTAACAGATTTCTTACAGCTGCCTGAGATCTTCCTCAGACCTGTTACTCTAGTTACActctggtttcatttttaggagGTTGTTGAGCATCAAGAGAATGAATATGCTAATAGATGCTATGAAGGGAACAAGCAACCACTCTTGTACTCCCAAATTTTGGCTCTGACTCACTGAGGACAAGGAAGTACAAATCAGTCTTGAAGTGCAGAAAATGGGTCACCTACTGACCCACCTTTCCAATAGCTAGGAAACATTCCTAAAGCAGACTTGAACAAAGCTGCCCGGATGGGTAGAACTAAGTCTGGACTGTGTTGATGTGTCTCCAGCAAGCTGACCAAGGCTGGCAGGACTATTTATGCCTGGTACAAGTGCTTATGAAGGGAAACCTATGCCTTATCAGTTGATATATCTGTAAAAAGTAGCTACAGCCCTTTTTGTAACTACTCCTTACCACACTTCTGTGTGATAGAGCCCCAAGAACACACAGGCTTGGAAGGGAAGAGATCAAAAGCACAGCAAGATCCCCACCAGGTTACTCACCTGGGCCACTTGAACAACTTGCAGCTGTatgtgctgaggctgctgcaagCCAGTTGTGGATTGAGACACAGGGATGTACTGGATGCGCTGGTAATCTCCCTGGGGAGTCCGGTAATCTGTAGTCAGGGTCTGGGATATCTCTGTCATTGCTTGCGTCAGTAAATCTGTTGTCTGAGCAGGGAGAGAGTGATACAGATCATCATCATACTGATGTACTTCTTCAGCGCTGTAGTTCTAGTTCTTTTATCTACACTTACAGTGGATCTGGTCATTTTTTCACAAGAGCTTAATGTGTCCAGAGATTGGGGTCATAAGTAGTCACCAGGGATCATCAACTAGAATTGCTGTCTTCTGTCTAAATCCTAGTCAGGACCAGTAGTGGCTAACTTAATatagaataataaaaataattactttcatCTTGTGACATACCAGTATTCTGTTAAACAATGGAAGTCCTGTATTTGTGAAGAGCTGACTTAAGTTCCAAGACTTCCTCCCCTGTCAGAGTCACACTGTATTTCTAATGTGTAAAGACATTTAGCTTATAACTTAATCAGATTTATGAAGCCAACAGCATCCTGATTAAACCTCTCAATTTTCAAGAAAAACAGTCTTTTATCTAATTAGTCTTTAGATAAGAAGTTTTGAACTGTGATCAATAAGACTTTTAAAACTACATAGTATCCCACAACATTGAAGGACACATTTTCTAGTCTCAGCTTTCATTTCAGTGGCAGCTAATGTATTAACAGTAGAGAGATCAGCCACTGGAGATTCATCTtgctcagtgctgtgctgtCCAAAGGATTACAAAAATATCTGACTCCCTGAACACAGTTTGATCCAGTCCCCAGTCACTGTTAAACTTGTGCTTTTGATGCCAGGAACTGCATCTCTCACTTCAGGAGAAAATTCCCAGTGAAAATCCATGAGACGTGTATCCCTGAGCTCATAATGTGGAGTCAGTAGATCTGAATATAAGAAGAAAATGGATCTGGGGATAAAAGACCAATCCTTAAAGCTCCAGAACAAAATGAACAGCTCCTGACACTGCAAAACTGGACCACACAGGCTTAAAACCAGAAGTGATCTCAAATAATGTCCTAATACAGGTTTTAAAGTGATGTCTGTCAAATAAACCAGGGTTACTAATACCAGAAGGCTCCTGATCTGTGtgtctccctgcactgcccttGTGTGCCTCCAGTCCTTACCACAACAGTTTCTCCAGTTGTGCTGTCAGTGGTGAGAACAGCTGGCGTGGAACTGATGACAGCCGTTGCCAGTGGCGCATGGATCGTGTTTGGGAGCTGAGCAAACTCTGGGTGCTTCTTGCGGATGTGCTGCACCATCTTTGTCTGCAGAGAGAAGCAAAGGAGTGTTGGAAGGACAGTCAGCAACTCTGCTCAGGGCCATGTGAAATCCCAGCCTGGCCAAACACAGCTTTTAGGTTTCCCTCAGTAAAACAGCCTCAAGATTCACACTATGAGATCCTCTGGTCAACAAAGTTGAAAACAAGGATCACAAACCTGCTACTTGATTAGAACTGACACTGAAGTCTTGTCCTCAACAGCTTTTTACCCCAATATCACCAAATGTTTTATGACTTTCTCCCCAAAGGTCatcttttctgtgttttgtttccctgctcGTCTCCCCTGTAACTACCAGACAGCAGTTTTCAAGCCCTTCTATTCATGATCATGCTCTGGTAACTTTTCAACAAAAACCCACTATTCATGGAATCTTTTGGCACTAAAACAACCAGACTGTGCCTGCACTGTCAGCACACAGCACAAAACCAGCACTCTGACTGAGATAAAGAGAGCTCTGCTTCTGTACAGACAGGTGACAGAGACCATGGTGAAACAGCATCCCCAGGGAGAGGCTGTCTGAGGCTGGAACTTCCCATACCTTACTGCTGTATTGCTTGGAACAGTGAGGGCAGCACACTGGAGGGGTGGCGATGGTGCCTGTCAGCTGTGTGTGGGTGCTTAGCATAGGATCTGGCTCTCCCGGTCCTGCAGGACGCAGTTTCCGGATGCTTGGAGGTAGCTCAGCACCAGGATGGTTTTTCAGTATGTGTGCTTTGCGTTTGCTGGCACTCTTGTACACCTGAAGGGCAAGGATTTGGAATTAAAATGGTGCAACCCTGGTGCCTGTACAGGAAACAGCTACCAGTTATCTTGATCTGGAAGGTCTGCATGTTGCTTTAGAGAATACATTTAGTTAAATCCCTCAAACAATTACAACAAAAGGCATGAGCATACATGCCTTCATCAGTGTTTCATCACCCTGTAAAAGCAACTGACTCCTTGTGTAGCAGAGAAACCTTTTGAGAACATATTTTACGCCACAACCAAACACCGAAGCAGGACAAGGAGGTAAGAGGAAAATTATTCGTGCCATATTTGAAGATCAAATGCCCAATGTTAATTTGTTATGATGGTTGATATCTCTACTTGACACAAAGCATCAAACTGTTTTAGTTTGGTGATCAACACAGCTTTTAGTTCTTTTTAGGCACATCAACAAACAAATACTATCTAAtaatttaaactattttttctccccttaaacaaaaggaaaagaggcaTCACAGAAAGACGTACTGAGGATAATGACAGTCAAAATACACTCCCTGGTAAATATAGGCCCCCAGGCATAAAAGGCAAAGGAGAATAAGAGGAAGAACCCAAAGGCACCGCAGAAGCAGCTTCAGGCTCCACTGACCTAGTAAGCAGCTTACAATAAAAGGTGTTAAAGACTAACTTTTAGAAGTGATACAGCAAGAAAAAGTACTTACTGGCCAGAAATTATGCACAGACAGCATACTTAGTCCTGTGTTAACACAAGACTAAGGGTCAGTGACTGTCTGCTGGATAACAGTATTCAAGTTTTCCAATGCCAAAcacagcagaaaggggaaaactACAGCTTTCAATTAGCATTCCACTGCCTTGGCCTAAGTGcgttttgtcttctttttttttttttgacagtaCTGCAGGAGTGTTGCTGGCAAGCACCTCAGAAAAGCTACAAATCCCTCCAGAGATTTCTATGCAGAGACAAATTGGTTGCATCCAGGACTGGGACTGAGCTATCCTCTGAGGGGTGACTTCCCACACACCTTATCGCAGTATTGACAGAAGTAATCTCTGTTGGGTTTTATGATGGGCAACGTGAGCTCTGGCACCTCTTCTATTTTCATGTCTGGATGTCTCTTTGATAAATGATTCACCTTAGGAGAAACAGAGGACAAGAACACATTACAGCTGGAAGCCAAATGATTGGTGCTTCTTCCAGTCAGGGGTAACAGCCAAACCAAAACTGAATGATGCAAGCCAGCATCACTAGAAGCATTTGCTGATGCAAGGGTTATTGTGCACTCATATTTAACTGCTGAAGGTAAATGAGGTCTTGCTAGGTCTCATTTACAGTTTCTTTAACCAAAATTAGATTGAAAGGGGTGAAATAGTTTGCCAGAACTGTCTTGTAGCTGGTATCTGAGAGTGAGGTCATGTGAAGGGCCTCTGCCCAGATCAGAACCCCCATGAAACCTAAGTAAACAATCTCTTGCTGCACAACAGCCTTTACCCAGAGGCAGTGACATGACATGGCCAGAAGAGGCCCTCGAGAAGGGggtgaaacaaaaaaagaggaaagaccGCCAGGAAAACAGAGGCACTAAGGCTGAACAAGGCAGTACTTTCATCTCATGTCCTGTTAAATACAGTACACATCAGTCAGCATCACTTAGTGCTGAAATATGGTACTGACAATCAGATGCACAGTGCAGGCAGTAAACGAGCAAATTTGCTGAAGAGGTAAAAcacacagatttaaaaaaagatgTATCACCTCAACTCAGCTACAAAATTTGCCAAAATTTGTTTCACACCATCCTGGCTGGATAAGAccagattggatggggcttggagcactctGGTCTactggaaagtgtccctgcccatggccagtagatggaatgagatgagctttaagatctcttccagcccaaacccttTTATGAGCCTTGTATTCCAATGCTGGAATTCCATCTTTATTCCTTACCTATTCATCAGAATGGAGTACAGAGGCTGTAACAGAACCCAGGCACTCACCAACATGCCCCTGCGGCGGAAGCCCATCATGCAGAGGCGGCACTTGAACATGAAGCTCTCATAGTCAGTGGACGCAATCCGGGGCTTGAAGGTTTTGGAGCGGCTGATCCGATCAGCCTTCTTGGCCTCCCTCTCTGGGTTGTGCATTCTCTGCATGTGCTCTCGCAGCTTGTCCTTCCTCTGGGAAGGAAAAATTGGGGAGAAAAATGTCAGCAATGTCACAGAAACTGCCATATTGCCTGTTATGCATAAGAGCCACAGTTTGAGGAGTTGTTCAGGGATCTCTCTCCAGAGAGGGAAATTTTCCTCTCAGAAAAATGTGTTCCTTCACCCAGAAGTATccagtccctcagtgtcccatCACAAACTCAGTGACAGGAAgcaggctgctgccaccacAGTTTACCTGGCTCACAGTCTGCTCCATCTGCTCCAAGGAGATTTGGAAAGGAATCTGGATGACATGTGCTGAAAAGCTGGATGCCATGGACACAGGCTTCTTGGCCAGTAACATTATTAATCCACTGGCACCAGCAAGTTAACTGAACTGTTACAAGCAATGTAACCCAAACACCTGGCAATGGAGGTGTATGATGTCCCAGTTCTTAATGAGCAGATAGAAAGTTCCTTTGCTATTTAATTATTAGGAATAAGATCTGTTTGAAATAAGATGCTGAGGTAACCTTGCCCCTTGTCTTTCAGAAATGGATGtcacagctcacacaggacaCCAAGCAATGCATGCAACTCACAGGCAAGTCTAGTGTGTTATTTTCTTTCACCTTTGAGAACATGAACTTATCTCCTTGAAGGAGGGTAAAGAATAGTGGTTTTTGTACTAGTAATGATCCAGCCAAGAGGCGCCTCACCTTGAACTGCTTGCCACAGGTGGAGCACAGGAAGTCTTTGCGGTCTGAGTGCCGCAGCATGTGGAGTCGCAGCTTGTCGGGGCGGCAAAAAGCCTTGTCACACTCTGTACACTGGTAAATCTTCTCAGAATGGAAACTGCGCACATGTTTCTTGACCTAAAATGGCAGATCACAGAAAAATGAAGTTTATTCAAGAGAGAAGTGAGTGGTAACACAGTCTAGGAAACTCTTTGCAATGTGAAAGAAAACGAAAACGTTTCGAAGGTGTCTAGTATACTTCAGTTTAAAAAGTATTTGATCAGAACAGTTAATATCTCAGCAATAGTTTCTATAAAGCCATAACATTTTTATTACTCATCTGGATGGGTGATTTGATTTCCTCAAAACTGATTCTTGAAGGCATCAGCTATTGCACAGCTGCACTTAATGGGCGGCAAAAGTCCACAATGTACCATTTGCACAAAATCACCCTTGAGTTAACACATTCATCTGAGGTTCATTATCTTCCTTTCTTTTATAAGAAACCAAAACATAGGGACTAATTCCTTTCAATCAGACACAATGAGCTTGCAATTATAAGtggcaaataaaaaaaccacttATTCAGAACAGCATTTGTGCACCATTCCTGAATGGTGATTACTTCTCCATACTTGGGGACTATCCTTCACCTCTTCAAACATCTAGAggggtatttttttcctccccccaaTAAAGGAACTAATGAAGTTTGACATCTAAAATGAAAGCATTGTTCAAGAAATGGATCTCTAATTAAATCCTTACTGTCTTCTAATACTGATCATACACGGAACAACTTGGCATCTCTACCTGTTCCACATAGAAGTATTTCAGTAGGCAGCAGTGACTAGTCTTAATTATCCACACagcaagaagagaaaaaaaatcattgttaAATGTCAAAAATACAACTGAATAGGTGGAAAAAAAGCCATGGGTCTTTCAGTCATTTGCACAGGAAAGTTTACAGGGAATTAAGTTGCAGTACAGCATTTCTGAATCATCAACATTCTTCCTTGCTGAATATTTCCAGAAGATAAAGGACTTCTTCCAGGATGGAATTATATTAGTAAAATCACTTTCCCCCATCCTTTCCTCTTTAGTCTAGTGGATAGTCTATCTGTTCCTATTACTGACATAAACCGGATTTCTATATTTCAATTTCAGTCAGGCAGCTCAGTAAGACACATCAATTACTTTGTCCCTAGGAAGGATAATGAATATGTGCATGGTCCATCTCAGTTTTTTCTTACTGGACATGGAAATAGAACCTTTAAATTCTACTAATGAACTTGTCCAAATGCTCAGCATAGTGTACAGTAGCTGCATTACTCACTGCTCCAGTGCAGTGTACAGGGAAGGAGAATAAAGTGCCCAGCTGAAGCTCAGGGGGGAAGTCAGGAAGCAgagtatcctgatctgttctgGCATTTCTTCGAGCTGTTCAAATGAATTATCCTGACAGAAAGCAGGCAAGGGATTAAAGATGTAAACCCCCTTGTTCTTTTGATCAGAGTCTTCATGATGAAGGGCAAGGTGTGTTCAAGTACAAGCTGAATACAATAAAAGACAATTCTTTCTTGTGCCATGGCGATGTAGTAGTCAGGACCTCTGCTTCAGGAATTTTTTAGGAATAAGGCACCCACCCGTCTGCACTACAGTGCCTTCTAATTGACAGATTGAAGCATCACACCTGGTGATTTAGTGGACAGAGTACTTCAGTGTCATAAGACAATGTCTAGCAGTGGTTGGTCACTCttcctttttaatttctgaCCGAGGTGGACCCCTGCATCTTGTGAGAATGAACTGCTGTGCAGTTACACAGGGAGAGCACTGAGAAACCCACAGCCTTGTGAGAGACCCCCAAAGCAGTGTTTCAGATCAGTACAGCATCTCACCTGGATAAAATCTGGGAAGCGCTTCTTGCAGGTGGGGCAGGTGAAATAGCCATCATTGACATGGATGGCCACGTGATCCTTAAGCAGATCCAAGCGGTCAAAGGACTCAGGGCAGAAAATGCAGGAGTATGTTTTCTGGTCCATGTGAAACTTCATGTGGCCCTCGAGGGCACCACTGTTGATGAAGCCCTTGTTGCAGATGTCACAGGTCAAAGGGCAGTTCCCTTCCCGCCCATGGAACCGCAGGTGCTGGTCCAGCTTATCCTTCTCCCGGAAGGCCTTCCCACACTGCAGGCATTTGAATGGGCGGAAGGATTTCCGGATGAacaggtgctgcagagctgcattcTGAAAGAAGCATCCAAGAGACCATTAGCTTTCATTACCACTT
This genomic window from Passer domesticus isolate bPasDom1 chromosome 23, bPasDom1.hap1, whole genome shotgun sequence contains:
- the PRDM10 gene encoding PR domain zinc finger protein 10 isoform X2, which gives rise to MEHTGREEMDLKEESPQVWTESAGQEQNTAQVHFVPEGGAVAQIMYSDEQERGPAQQVVYTADGTSYTSVDTSEHTLVYIHPVEATQTLFTDPSQVAYVQQDATTQQVTVLLPAAAQSMNPTNLSVLGSIADPPQPVALEQGPQADRASLPVHNQVIPPMEAVDGSDPLAPLQNQMERIETKEEDDDDEDEDEDGEDTDMDEWDPDPPRPFDPNDLWCEECNNAHPSVCPKHGPLHPIPNRPVLTRARASLPLVLYIDRFLGGVFSKRRIPKRTQFGPVEGPLVRQTELKDCYIHLKVSLDKGDRKDRDLQEDLWFELSSEALCNWMMFVRPAQNHLEQNLVAYQYGHHIYYTTIKNVEPKQELKVWYAASYAEFVNQKIHDITEEERKVLREQEKNWPCYECNRRFMSSEQLQQHLNSHDEKLDFFSRTRGRGRGRGKRRFGPGRRPGRPPKFMRMEVTSENGEKCEEGTQDLLHFSSKGQFDEAGQAPLNGLEQQEQTPVPTEPQAALEQQENHVLHVQPQHEGNTVPTQSTVTADDMRRAKRIRNAALQHLFIRKSFRPFKCLQCGKAFREKDKLDQHLRFHGREGNCPLTCDICNKGFINSGALEGHMKFHMDQKTYSCIFCPESFDRLDLLKDHVAIHVNDGYFTCPTCKKRFPDFIQVKKHVRSFHSEKIYQCTECDKAFCRPDKLRLHMLRHSDRKDFLCSTCGKQFKRKDKLREHMQRMHNPEREAKKADRISRSKTFKPRIASTDYESFMFKCRLCMMGFRRRGMLVNHLSKRHPDMKIEEVPELTLPIIKPNRDYFCQYCDKVYKSASKRKAHILKNHPGAELPPSIRKLRPAGPGEPDPMLSTHTQLTGTIATPPVCCPHCSKQYSSKTKMVQHIRKKHPEFAQLPNTIHAPLATAVISSTPAVLTTDSTTGETVVTTDLLTQAMTEISQTLTTDYRTPQGDYQRIQYIPVSQSTTGLQQPQHIQLQVVQVAQATSPHQSQHSTVDVGQLHDPQTYTQHAIQVQHIQVTEPSPATQSSSQAGGQPLSPSSQQPQQELSPSQMQTTTSTPNQALQQQQGSSVQHTYLPSNWNSFRSYSSEIQMMTIPQGQYVITETAVGTPVTTVNTGQVKAVTQTHYVISEGQPDLDGKQNSSLSNEVSQPTAHTDPLESQTSNQQQTTQYIITTTTNGSGGSEVHISKPRTFSAEHE
- the PRDM10 gene encoding PR domain zinc finger protein 10 isoform X3, whose translation is MEHTGREEMDLKEESPQVWTESAGQEQNTAQVISQSSASAWAGLRLVHFVPEGGAVAQIMYSDEQERGPAQQVVYTADGTSYTSVDTSEHTLVYIHPVEATQTLFTDPSQVAYVQQDATTQQVTVLLPAAAQSMNPTNLSVLGSIADPPQPVALEQGPQADRNQMERIETKEEDDDDEDEDEDGEDTDMDEWDPDPPRPFDPNDLWCEECNNAHPSVCPKHGPLHPIPNRPVLTRARASLPLVLYIDRFLGGVFSKRRIPKRTQFGPVEGPLVRQTELKDCYIHLKVSLDKGDRKDRDLQEDLWFELSSEALCNWMMFVRPAQNHLEQNLVAYQYGHHIYYTTIKNVEPKQELKVWYAASYAEFVNQKIHDITEEERKVLREQEKNWPCYECNRRFMSSEQLQQHLNSHDEKLDFFSRTRGRGRGRGKRRFGPGRRPGRPPKFMRMEVTSENGEKCEEGTQDLLHFSSKGQFDEAGQAPLNGLEQQEQTPVPTEPQAALEQQENHVLHVQPQHEGNTVPTQSTVTADDMRRAKRIRNAALQHLFIRKSFRPFKCLQCGKAFREKDKLDQHLRFHGREGNCPLTCDICNKGFINSGALEGHMKFHMDQKTYSCIFCPESFDRLDLLKDHVAIHVNDGYFTCPTCKKRFPDFIQVKKHVRSFHSEKIYQCTECDKAFCRPDKLRLHMLRHSDRKDFLCSTCGKQFKRKDKLREHMQRMHNPEREAKKADRISRSKTFKPRIASTDYESFMFKCRLCMMGFRRRGMLVNHLSKRHPDMKIEEVPELTLPIIKPNRDYFCQYCDKVYKSASKRKAHILKNHPGAELPPSIRKLRPAGPGEPDPMLSTHTQLTGTIATPPVCCPHCSKQYSSKTKMVQHIRKKHPEFAQLPNTIHAPLATAVISSTPAVLTTDSTTGETVVTTDLLTQAMTEISQTLTTDYRTPQGDYQRIQYIPVSQSTTGLQQPQHIQLQVVQVAQATSPHQSQHSTVDVGQLHDPQTYTQHAIQVQHIQVTEPSPATQSSSQAGGQPLSPSSQQPQQELSPSQMQTTTSTPNQALQQQQGSSVQHTYLPSNWNSFRSYSSEIQMMTIPQGQYVITETAVGTPVTTVNTGQVKAVTQTHYVISEGQPDLDGKQNSSLSNEVSQPTAHTDPLESQTSNQQQTTQYIITTTTNGSGGSEVHISKPRTFSAEHE